Genomic window (Nitrosophilus kaiyonis):
ATAAAGGTGCAGGAAGTGTTGTCACTTCAAGTGGTATGGGTGCAATATCACTAGCTATTATGAGTTTTTTAAAAAGTGGAGATGAAATTATAAGTATTGGCGGGCTTTTTGGAGGAACATACTCTTTTTTTAGTGAAACAATTAAAAGATTTGGAATAGATGTAAAATTTATAGATGCAGATGAAGATATAGAAAAATTTATTACAGAAAATACAAAAATTATATTTACTGAAAGTGTTTCAAATCCAAATTTAGATATTGCAGATTTTTTAAAAATTGAAAAAATTTGCAAAAAAAATAAAATTTTATTTATTGTAGATAACACATTAACACCACTTTTATTTAATCCTTTTGATTTTGGAGCAGATTTAATAATCTATTCAACTACAAAAATAATAAGTGGGCATTCTCAGGCCCTTGGCGGTGCTGTTGTTTATAGAGAAATTGATAGCAATGATAAACTTTTTGAAAGATTTGATTTTTTAAAAAATATTTATGAGAAAAAAGGAAAAAATGCTTTATTGTATGCTTTGAAAAAAAGAGCAATGAGAGATTTTGGTATGAGTGAAAGTGCATTTAATAGCTATTTAACAATTTTAGGATTGCAAACATTGCCTCTTAGAATTCAAAGAGTAAATGAGAGTACTAAATATTTAGTAGAAACTCTTTATGAAAATGGTTTTAAAATTTCACATCCTCAATTAAAAAATAGTAATTATCATCAAAGATATGAAAAATATTTTCCAAATGGTGTAGGAGGAGTATTTTCTATAGATTTTGAAACAAAAGATAAAGCTTTTAATTTTTTAAAAAACTCAAAACTACTTTTTCTTACAGCAAATCTTGGAGATAGTAGAACATTAGCTCTTCATATGAATAGTACCATTTATAGAGATTTTTCAAAAAATGATAAAAAGTTTTTGAAAATAACTGAGGGACTTGTTAGAATATCTGTTGGACTTGAAGATCCACAAATTTTAATTGAAGATTTTTTAAAAGCAGCAAAAGGATAAACAATGAAAAAAGAGACGATTGCACTTCATGCAGGTTATACAAAAGATGAACAAAAAACAATGGCAGTACCAATCTATATGACAACTGCATACGCTTTTGATAGTGTTGAACATGCCGCTAATCTATTTGCCTTGAAAGAGATAGGAAATATTTATACTAGAATAGGAAACCCAACAACAGATGTTTTTGAAAAAAGATTTGCAGCTTTAGAGGGTGGTGTGGCTGCGCTTGCCACATCAAGTGGAATGGCAGCAATTAATTATTCTGTTTTAAATGTTTGTGAAAGCGGTGATAATATTATTGCAGCAAATCAGTTATATGGTGGGACTGTAACGCTTTTTACTCATACATTAAAAAGGCTTGGTATTGAAGCAAGAATGTTTGATGTTCACAGTCCTGAAAAAATTGAAGAACTTATTGATAAAAATACAAAATTGATATTTTTTGAAAGCATTACAAATCCAAGCATAGATGTGCCGGATTTTGAAAAAATAGTAAAAATTGCAAATAAACATAATATATTAACAGTTGTTGATAATACTGTTGCAACTCCAATTTTATGCAATCCTATAGAGTATGGTGTTGATATAGTTGTTCATAGTACAAGTAAATATACTACTGGTCAAGGTCTTGCTCTTGGTGGAATTATTGTTGAGGCTGAATTTGCAAAAGAGAAGATAAAAGAAAATCCAAGATATAAAATGTTTAATGAACCAGATGCAAGCTATCATGGTCTAATTTATATTGATACACCTTTTCCGCCATTTGTTTTGAGAGCAAGATTGTCTCTTCTAAGAGATATGGGAAGTGCTCCAAGTCCTTTTAATAGTTGGCTATTTATTCAAGGATTGGAGCATTTAAGCCTTAGAATAAAACAGCATAGTCAAAGTGCTTTGACTATTGCTAAATGGCTAAA
Coding sequences:
- a CDS encoding aminotransferase class I/II-fold pyridoxal phosphate-dependent enzyme, which gives rise to MKKLFEEFQTFIVQQSADKDGPLSPPIINSAAFSYGNPESAEKIFSGEINRPLYSRIANPTNSKLENLISYIDKGAGSVVTSSGMGAISLAIMSFLKSGDEIISIGGLFGGTYSFFSETIKRFGIDVKFIDADEDIEKFITENTKIIFTESVSNPNLDIADFLKIEKICKKNKILFIVDNTLTPLLFNPFDFGADLIIYSTTKIISGHSQALGGAVVYREIDSNDKLFERFDFLKNIYEKKGKNALLYALKKRAMRDFGMSESAFNSYLTILGLQTLPLRIQRVNESTKYLVETLYENGFKISHPQLKNSNYHQRYEKYFPNGVGGVFSIDFETKDKAFNFLKNSKLLFLTANLGDSRTLALHMNSTIYRDFSKNDKKFLKITEGLVRISVGLEDPQILIEDFLKAAKG
- a CDS encoding O-acetylhomoserine aminocarboxypropyltransferase/cysteine synthase family protein; protein product: MKKETIALHAGYTKDEQKTMAVPIYMTTAYAFDSVEHAANLFALKEIGNIYTRIGNPTTDVFEKRFAALEGGVAALATSSGMAAINYSVLNVCESGDNIIAANQLYGGTVTLFTHTLKRLGIEARMFDVHSPEKIEELIDKNTKLIFFESITNPSIDVPDFEKIVKIANKHNILTVVDNTVATPILCNPIEYGVDIVVHSTSKYTTGQGLALGGIIVEAEFAKEKIKENPRYKMFNEPDASYHGLIYIDTPFPPFVLRARLSLLRDMGSAPSPFNSWLFIQGLEHLSLRIKQHSQSALTIAKWLKNHPKVKKVNYPLLEGDKNYENAKKYLKGGASGLLSFEVESFEEAKKIADSVKIFSRVVNIGDSKSIITHPASTTHQQLSHEELIAAGVSEGLIRLSIGLEAVEDLIEDLKSALGKC